A window of Macadamia integrifolia cultivar HAES 741 unplaced genomic scaffold, SCU_Mint_v3 scaffold1727, whole genome shotgun sequence contains these coding sequences:
- the LOC122064710 gene encoding polygalacturonase 1 beta-like protein 3 — protein sequence MTRPIFLLGLLIVAYFSGFHAENAFSKYWEEHIIGLSDPPHWLVAKASPLNLHQAAFYMKLMEENELASHLRSFCKLANIVCSTNTLLKKTMDDTTLPPIAQWNAIKVVYEDTPKEIPMSVTNQGGLPFFRKSMVKEGDFMAVPDLRDPMSHRSFLPQPLASKVPFSLAQIEGLKEMFGVVDESNMDQFIQDSLKICEERPIRDDKSTCATSGEDLIDFIIKKLGHNVCIWSTESIEGSYENVTIGAVELIYGNMSEPPALCHSLQFPFQVYYCHVLQKVKVFMVDIHAQKKVNRAIMVCHHDTSTWNPNHIAFKLLGFGPGLIEVCHWINENGLVWTKSLA from the exons ATGACGCGTCCCATTTTTTTGCTTGGGCTTCTAATAGTAGCATACTTTAGT ggttttcatgcTGAAAATGCCTTCTCAAAGTATTGGGAAGAACATATAATTGGTCTTTCAGACCCTCCACATTGGCTAGTTGCAAAGGCTTCACCATTAAACCTCCACCAGGCAGCGTTTTATATGAAACTCATGGAGGAAAATGAATTGGCTTCCCATTTGCGTTCGTTCTGTAAGCTTGCTAATATTGTTTGTTCTACCAATACGTTACTGAAGAAGACAATGGACGACACAACCTTGCCACCAATTGCTCAGTGGAATGCTATCAAAGTTGTTTATGAAGACACTCCAAAAGAAATACCCATGTCAGTCACTAACCAAGGGGGATTGCCATTTTTCCGGAAGTCAATGGTAAAAGAAGGAGATTTTATGGCAGTCCCTGATCTAAGGGACCCAATGTCACATAGATCATTCTTACCTCAACCTCTAGCGTCAAAAGTTCCATTTTCATTAGCCCAGATTGAGGGATTGAAGGAAATGTTTGGTGTGGTGGATGAATCAAACATGGATCAGTTTATTCAAGACAGCCTCAAGATATGTGAGGAAAGACCCATTCGAGATGACAAAAGCACCTGTGCGACTTCTGGTGAAGATCTCATTGATTTTATTATCAAGAAATTAGGGCACAATGTATGCATATGGAGTACTGAGAGTATTGAAGGATCTTATGAGAATGTCACAATCGGAGCTGTGGAACTCATATATGGAAATATGTCTGAACCACCAGCATTATGTCATAGTCTTCAATTCCCATTTCAAGTCTATTATTGCCATGTTTTACAGAAAGTGAAAGTATTTATGGTTGATATACATGCTCAGAAGAAAGTGAATCGTGCAATTATGGTATGTCACCATGACACATCAACTTGGAATCCCAACCACATTGCATTTAAGCTTCTGGGTTTTGGCCCTGGCCTAATAGAAGTTTGTCATTGGATAAATGAGAATGGATTGGTCTGGACAAAGAGTCTAGCTTGA